The sequence TTTAATATCTTCTTATTTTCACTTTCATTTAATGCTTCTCTATTACTGTCACTGTTATTGTCATTCCCATTATCACTTCCATTTGCATTCCCATTGTCACAACTACTACAGTTGCTCTTCCTCCTGCTACTGCTGCTACTCATTGACATGTACCTTTCAGAATTTTTTTCGTCGGATAATGTATCAACGAAAAACGAGTTATTACTTTTAAACTCTATGGAATATCTCTTAGAATTACACTCTAAGCTATTCCTTTTATTCTGTTCACTCAACCAATATAAGTATTTCATAAAGCACAACTTGCCATTTACATCTACTAAATCAATTACATAATCGAAAACGAAATTTTTGTATACCcttttagaaataatagaATAGTTCACAAAGTCATTACTCGTTTCATTTATCtctaaattaaatatgatttctactttttttataattttatatctataCAATATTTCACTCACAAATACATTTTCTATAAATTTCTTTACATTATTCTCtttgcaatattttttcataaacaCGTCTCTTATACTATGATAAGCCTGTCTAACTTTTAACttattgaaataatttataccttctaatatatcattatataacTGGGAAATGTATTCATGTTTTTCTATTGTActaatttctttttgtaatataCTCTTAGCAAATAGTATGTCATACTTCGCCTTTaccaatttttcttttttattattataattattattattataattattattattattattattattattattattttttattttttttttttttttctattattattagttttcttttttttctttttttccttttctcaatcttttttattttattttcatatattataaaatttacgtAAGTATTATGTAAAGGGttgtcttttttattttgatctctcaaattttcttcttccaACATGGTAAACTCATTCAAATAATTCGATTGTTCATTGATGTTATCTTGCATCTTATTGCTTCTTAATGTGCAATGTGCACTTCTTTTCtgatttcctttttcattatccCCAGATATTTCTTCTCCCTTCTCttctaatataatattatcagAAGGTGAAAAATCAtcgtttttatttaaattataacttttattaCCTAACCTGTTCAGCCCATTTTGTTCTACATATTTgggaaataatattttaatactgTGAAATATGTGTGATTTTTTCGACAGCAAAATGTTTCTCATATTCCTCTTCCCCCAATAAGGagaattttgtttatttgttacATCTGCTAAATAGTCCTTGCTTATACATGCATTGTTATGCATCGAATCGTCGTACGGTGTATTGGCATTGATCAGATCATCATTCGACCAATTCCTCCTTGACATATGGGCACTTGACAAACTATCACTAGAGAAATTACCACTTGAGAAATTGCCCCTTGAGAAATCGTCGTTCGATAagttgttctttttttctccttcCATCCTCTTCGAATTATGACCGCAGTCATATTCAATCATATCATGCGTCGTATCATCCCATCTTTTCCTACCACTGctgaaattattattattgtaattattgtcattataattattgatATGTTTATATTCTTCCTTTAAGTtgtcatttaatatattcaaatagcTTTTCGCGCTAGTATTAGTACAATTAAAATTTCCCTCCCATTTTGTATCctcttcttcatttattttaataatgttattCCTTTTGATTTTTTCGACATGACTGTCTAAATCAGTGCTATCAGAGGAATAGCACGAGTTATCATTAAGTATACTGAAAACTTCTATTTCTACATTGTCATTTATTTTGcattcttcttttattttttcgttctCTTTTcccttatatttttttattaaatatgataGTTTTGgcatgattttttttttttttttttttttttttttaaatagaaatGTTAATCTTATTAAAGATGTTGTTTATGCAAAAG comes from Plasmodium malariae genome assembly, chromosome: 7 and encodes:
- the PmUG01_07020600 gene encoding conserved Plasmodium protein, unknown function, with protein sequence MPKLSYLIKKYKGKENEKIKEECKINDNVEIEVFSILNDNSCYSSDSTDLDSHVEKIKRNNIIKINEEEDTKWEGNFNCTNTSAKSYLNILNDNLKEEYKHINNYNDNNYNNNNFSSGRKRWDDTTHDMIEYDCGHNSKRMEGEKKNNLSNDDFSRGNFSSGNFSSDSLSSAHMSRRNWSNDDLINANTPYDDSMHNNACISKDYLADVTNKQNSPYWGKRNMRNILLSKKSHIFHSIKILFPKYVEQNGLNRLGNKSYNLNKNDDFSPSDNIILEEKGEEISGDNEKGNQKRSAHCTLRSNKMQDNINEQSNYLNEFTMLEEENLRDQNKKDNPLHNTYVNFIIYENKIKKIEKRKKRKKRKLIIIEKKNNNNNNNNNNNYNNNNYNNKKEKLVKAKYDILFAKSILQKEISTIEKHEYISQLYNDILEGINYFNKLKVRQAYHSIRDVFMKKYCKENNVKKFIENVFVSEILYRYKIIKKVEIIFNLEINETSNDFVNYSIISKRVYKNFVFDYVIDLVDVNGKLCFMKYLYWLSEQNKRNSLECNSKRYSIEFKSNNSFFVDTLSDEKNSERYMSMSSSSSRRKSNCSSCDNGNANGSDNGNDNNSDSNREALNESENKKILNQKKKKKRKEKKKKKNNHILKKESKKKNTSEKCIANKYIDFGHFHLAYEDEDNEVFYFVTKKEFNVFKKIISKNAVEKKIRNDKENPQKGGKRAAREQEFDEEKKDQGDYSNKMNKNGNQNRDPDNSKDGNQDGSRDGGQNDDKNTFVHYDTKASPKVAIPENNDVIGGNEEKSDINTVIYFYINLLIPSNFIYVIATLIESEFFKSWIPFYSFPFKFGISECKTLKERGIVDKIVFTKIAMPWIVRDRYLLMDVWICEDFQFSKGIFLYASNFPKSSENTKNFIFETDSCMEIDMTVHAFISPKNFEETFVKCYVEISPNTNLNEIFISFLTKVFIKSCISHFAKACKNFEFNEEFNNELRKNHLFYDQLRKAAKECKMYRQ